Proteins encoded within one genomic window of Dyadobacter chenhuakuii:
- a CDS encoding response regulator has translation MGDKKLFVMIDDDTDDHEIFSMALSELVKPLKCLFFKDCESAVAYFSQQSASAPGYVFIDLNLPRIPGDECLVHLQKLQEFDSPRIIIYSGPVPEEWRERFKQIGVDQFIEKTGSISELVGELKQLTALD, from the coding sequence ATGGGAGATAAAAAACTGTTTGTCATGATTGACGATGATACAGACGATCATGAAATATTCAGCATGGCGCTATCAGAGCTTGTCAAGCCATTGAAATGTCTTTTTTTCAAGGATTGCGAGTCGGCCGTCGCATATTTCAGCCAGCAGTCGGCATCTGCGCCCGGATATGTGTTTATTGACCTCAACCTGCCCAGGATACCTGGGGACGAATGTCTGGTGCATCTGCAAAAGTTGCAGGAATTCGACAGCCCCCGCATCATCATTTATTCCGGCCCTGTTCCGGAAGAGTGGCGAGAGCGTTTTAAGCAAATCGGTGTTGACCAGTTTATTGAGAAGACCGGTTCAATTTCGGAGCTGGTTGGTGAGCTGAAACAATTGACCGCGTTGGATTAA
- a CDS encoding serine hydrolase domain-containing protein yields MRQVVFKFVTSLALLFSAASCSSDESKLTGIWHTELEAIPQLKSAFDLELNHDFFGDKWSGRFEIAETMTEGNLSSVKVDGSKITLDLGQGAMFKGNLATNKQEITGVLNVPGIEKQTLRFTKIEKWSSQRPARSDRDNQPVKTWAYQSPPEIHDGWKVGTINAASGASKPLRDLFENILKGHFNGLDAILVARNGKMLLEEYFYIGDRERIHSIQSCTKSVTSLLIGIAHDDGLIKNLDAPVNTFFPAYGDSTKRKMPPFTLRNALTMSAALDWREDIPYSDPRNDAVLMNQSKDMFQYVLSKNPDPKVRPGEVFEYNSGLSILLGGVIANTTGKPADQYATQTLFKDLGINKFTWTAMNGQIHTGGGLFMKPRDILKLGQLVLDEGKWNDKQIVSASWIKESTAFNLPVNKANKEWGYGYQWWRGVLRADNKVFKTIYAAGYGGQVLCIIPDLDLVILTLHHNATEGNGRRSILWKEMETNILPAFK; encoded by the coding sequence ATGCGGCAAGTGGTTTTCAAATTTGTGACAAGCCTGGCTTTGCTGTTCTCGGCTGCGTCCTGTTCATCAGACGAGTCGAAACTTACCGGCATCTGGCATACTGAACTGGAAGCCATACCCCAACTCAAAAGCGCATTTGATTTGGAATTGAATCACGATTTTTTCGGGGATAAATGGAGCGGGCGGTTTGAAATTGCCGAGACTATGACCGAAGGAAACTTATCCAGTGTAAAAGTTGATGGCTCCAAGATAACCCTTGATCTTGGCCAGGGCGCCATGTTCAAAGGCAATCTTGCAACTAATAAGCAGGAAATCACGGGTGTACTCAATGTGCCCGGCATCGAGAAGCAGACATTGCGTTTTACCAAAATAGAAAAATGGTCATCGCAGCGGCCCGCAAGGAGCGACAGGGATAATCAACCTGTAAAAACCTGGGCATATCAGTCCCCTCCTGAAATTCATGACGGATGGAAAGTGGGCACGATCAACGCAGCATCCGGGGCTTCAAAGCCTTTGAGGGATCTTTTTGAAAATATCCTGAAAGGTCATTTTAATGGCCTCGATGCAATCCTGGTTGCCCGGAATGGCAAAATGCTATTGGAGGAATACTTCTATATTGGCGATCGGGAAAGGATTCACAGTATACAGTCGTGCACGAAAAGTGTGACCTCCCTTTTAATTGGTATTGCGCACGACGATGGCCTTATCAAGAATCTCGATGCGCCTGTAAACACCTTTTTTCCGGCTTACGGGGATTCCACAAAACGAAAAATGCCTCCATTTACACTGCGCAATGCATTAACCATGTCAGCAGCATTGGATTGGCGTGAGGATATTCCATATTCAGATCCGCGCAACGATGCAGTTCTGATGAACCAGAGTAAAGATATGTTTCAGTATGTTTTATCTAAAAACCCTGACCCGAAGGTTCGACCCGGCGAAGTATTTGAATACAACAGCGGACTCTCTATTTTGCTGGGAGGTGTTATTGCCAATACAACCGGAAAACCAGCCGATCAATACGCTACGCAAACACTCTTCAAAGATCTGGGAATAAACAAATTCACCTGGACCGCTATGAACGGGCAGATCCATACAGGCGGCGGACTGTTTATGAAGCCGCGGGATATATTGAAGTTGGGCCAGCTGGTGCTAGACGAGGGAAAATGGAATGACAAACAGATTGTTTCAGCATCCTGGATCAAAGAATCCACGGCATTTAATTTACCCGTAAATAAGGCAAACAAGGAGTGGGGATATGGATATCAATGGTGGCGTGGCGTGCTTCGGGCTGATAACAAGGTATTTAAAACAATATATGCAGCAGGATATGGAGGCCAGGTGTTGTGTATCATTCCGGATCTGGACCTGGTGATTTTGACCTTACACCACAATGCAACCGAAGGAAACGGCAGACGGAGTATTTTATGGAAGGAAATGGAAACCAACATCCTCCCTGCATTCAAATGA
- a CDS encoding DoxX family protein has product MSSAAIYEAQVRSGGAVASAPGEWKPFEKVLFRIAFIYFVIQCVPLDWKFYRQVFQINWLNLTYGDIFELSRYQLRFFSGPDTWANWAVILLIAIVGGIVWGNRDKDKKEYNQLYYWLRVIVRYRLAAGLIAYGFIKFFPLQAPPPSLSNLNTAYGDFSAWKLFALSLGVVPDYQSFLGLVELAGGLLLLHRRTTTLATLIIIPFTGNVFISNLAYEGGEYIYSFYLIVLALFLFAFDANRLNNLLTLGKPTFPNRFKPVFTQNNIKQARIAFKGAFVLFFVVIYGYKSYAGYHNYSYQYPTKPGLAQAAGLYNVEQFVLNGDTLAYSPLDPVRWKDVVFENWATLSIRSSPPAVIDSANVEHIDFDDARRNYEQAGSGGRHYYSYEHDPASKTLKLTNKVDASDRLTLHYSRPDSTTILLSGVGKSNDSLYVALKKINKKYLFQEVQKVGRRGEFKL; this is encoded by the coding sequence ATGTCCAGCGCAGCTATTTATGAAGCCCAGGTCCGCTCCGGCGGGGCCGTGGCTTCTGCTCCCGGTGAATGGAAGCCGTTTGAAAAAGTGTTATTCCGCATTGCATTCATCTATTTTGTCATTCAATGCGTTCCGCTTGACTGGAAATTCTATCGCCAGGTTTTTCAGATAAACTGGCTCAACCTTACTTATGGGGATATTTTCGAGCTTTCGAGATATCAGCTGCGCTTTTTCTCCGGGCCGGACACTTGGGCCAACTGGGCGGTGATCTTACTGATCGCGATTGTGGGAGGCATTGTCTGGGGCAACAGGGATAAGGACAAGAAAGAATACAACCAGCTCTATTACTGGCTGCGCGTAATCGTCCGTTACCGGCTCGCGGCGGGGTTGATAGCTTACGGTTTTATCAAATTTTTCCCTTTACAGGCGCCGCCGCCTTCCCTGAGTAATCTGAACACGGCTTACGGCGATTTTAGCGCATGGAAATTATTTGCATTAAGCCTGGGCGTAGTGCCTGATTATCAGTCTTTTCTGGGTTTGGTTGAATTGGCCGGCGGTTTGCTCTTACTGCACCGTCGCACCACCACATTGGCCACGCTGATCATTATTCCGTTTACGGGCAATGTGTTTATTTCAAATCTCGCATATGAAGGCGGGGAGTACATTTATAGTTTTTACCTGATTGTATTGGCATTGTTCCTGTTTGCTTTTGATGCCAACCGGCTCAATAATCTGCTCACCCTCGGAAAGCCGACTTTTCCGAACCGTTTCAAACCTGTTTTTACGCAAAATAATATCAAACAGGCCCGCATTGCTTTTAAAGGGGCATTTGTCCTGTTTTTCGTGGTCATTTATGGTTATAAAAGTTATGCAGGATATCATAATTATTCCTATCAATACCCAACCAAGCCAGGGTTAGCCCAAGCCGCCGGACTTTATAATGTTGAGCAGTTTGTCCTAAACGGCGACACGCTTGCTTACTCGCCGCTCGATCCGGTAAGGTGGAAAGATGTTGTTTTTGAAAACTGGGCCACATTAAGCATCCGTTCATCGCCACCGGCAGTGATCGATTCAGCCAATGTGGAGCACATTGATTTCGATGACGCCAGGCGGAACTACGAGCAGGCAGGCTCGGGAGGCAGACATTATTACAGCTACGAGCATGATCCGGCATCAAAAACATTGAAGCTGACCAACAAAGTGGATGCTTCGGACCGATTGACACTGCATTACTCCCGGCCCGATTCAACAACGATCCTGCTTTCGGGGGTGGGTAAATCAAACGACTCGCTGTATGTGGCTTTGAAAAAAATCAATAAAAAATACTTGTTCCAGGAAGTTCAGAAAGTGGGACGCCGGGGAGAATTCAAACTTTAA
- a CDS encoding response regulator codes for MEKSKRVYLVDDDPDDRYLVCEAFTQVSSDITIIEAIDGQHFFEIIDTSNPDFPALILLDVNMPRMDGLETLGKIMSKPLLAAIPVVMFSTSGNQSLIDQAHQAGVRDFFVKPTSFEGYVEFAAKIASYLH; via the coding sequence ATGGAAAAGTCCAAAAGGGTTTACTTAGTGGACGATGACCCCGACGACAGATATCTGGTCTGTGAAGCCTTCACACAAGTAAGTTCTGACATTACAATTATTGAAGCAATAGACGGCCAGCATTTTTTTGAAATTATCGATACAAGCAATCCTGATTTTCCTGCATTGATTTTGCTGGATGTAAATATGCCGCGGATGGATGGACTGGAAACACTCGGCAAGATCATGTCCAAGCCATTACTTGCTGCCATTCCAGTCGTCATGTTCTCCACCTCGGGTAACCAATCCCTGATTGACCAGGCGCATCAGGCGGGCGTCAGGGATTTTTTCGTAAAACCAACTTCATTTGAAGGTTACGTAGAATTTGCAGCCAAAATTGCCAGTTATTTACATTAA
- the gdhA gene encoding NADP-specific glutamate dehydrogenase, producing MTSVQSFMTRIIDRNPGENEFHQAVHEVAENIIPFIQDKPQYQKAKILERIAEPERVIIFRVPWMNDQGEVEINRGYRVQMNSAIGPYKGGLRFHPSVNLGTLKFLAFEQIFKNSLTQLPMGGGKGGSDFDPKGRSDREVMFFCQSFMTELFRHISSDNDVPAGDIGVGAREIGFLFGQYKRLKNEFTGVLTGKGASYGGSLIRPEATGYGVVYFVEQMLKQHRDSIKGKRVVISGSGNVAQYTLEKCIELGAKVLTLSDSSGYIYDEKGIDAEKFAYIMHLKNETRGRISAYADRFGCEFIAGKTPWEVPCDIALPNATQNELNGDDARMLIKNGCMCVAEGANMPCTPEAISIFEDNDILYAPGKAANAGGVAVSGLEMSQNSLRLSWSREEVDKKLQDIMFNIHSTCLRYGHKPDGRISYMQGANIGGFVRVADAMLAQGLV from the coding sequence TTGACTTCCGTACAATCCTTCATGACCCGGATCATCGATCGGAATCCCGGCGAAAATGAATTCCATCAGGCCGTCCACGAGGTTGCCGAAAATATTATCCCTTTTATTCAGGACAAGCCACAATATCAGAAAGCCAAAATTCTTGAACGGATTGCAGAGCCGGAGCGTGTCATTATTTTTAGGGTCCCATGGATGAATGATCAGGGCGAAGTGGAGATCAACCGGGGTTACCGGGTTCAGATGAACAGTGCGATCGGGCCTTACAAAGGCGGTCTGCGTTTTCATCCTTCTGTCAACCTGGGAACATTAAAGTTTCTTGCTTTTGAACAAATATTTAAAAATAGCCTGACGCAGCTTCCGATGGGCGGAGGCAAGGGCGGATCGGACTTTGATCCGAAAGGCCGTTCCGACCGGGAAGTTATGTTCTTTTGCCAGAGCTTTATGACGGAGCTTTTCCGTCACATCAGCTCGGACAACGACGTGCCGGCGGGGGATATAGGTGTAGGCGCCAGGGAAATCGGCTTTTTATTTGGCCAATATAAGCGGCTCAAAAATGAGTTTACAGGTGTCCTCACGGGCAAAGGCGCCAGCTATGGCGGAAGCCTGATCCGCCCTGAGGCGACCGGTTATGGTGTCGTTTATTTCGTAGAACAAATGCTAAAGCAGCACCGCGACAGCATTAAAGGCAAACGTGTGGTCATTTCGGGCTCGGGTAATGTGGCGCAGTATACATTGGAAAAGTGTATCGAGCTGGGTGCCAAAGTTTTAACCCTTTCTGACTCGTCGGGATACATTTACGATGAAAAAGGGATTGATGCAGAGAAATTTGCCTATATCATGCATTTGAAAAACGAAACACGCGGAAGGATCAGCGCTTATGCAGACCGGTTTGGGTGTGAATTCATTGCCGGCAAAACACCCTGGGAAGTGCCCTGTGACATTGCATTACCCAATGCGACCCAAAACGAATTGAATGGCGATGACGCCCGCATGCTGATCAAAAACGGCTGTATGTGCGTAGCAGAAGGAGCAAATATGCCGTGCACGCCGGAAGCAATCTCTATATTCGAAGATAATGATATCCTGTACGCTCCCGGTAAGGCGGCCAATGCGGGTGGAGTGGCCGTTTCGGGCCTGGAAATGTCCCAGAATTCGCTGCGTTTGTCGTGGTCGCGCGAGGAAGTGGATAAAAAGTTGCAGGACATTATGTTCAATATCCATTCAACTTGCCTGCGATACGGACACAAGCCCGACGGGCGCATAAGCTATATGCAAGGCGCTAATATCGGCGGCTTTGTGCGTGTAGCCGATGCTATGCTGGCGCAAGGGCTGGTGTAG
- the soxC gene encoding sulfite dehydrogenase has translation MDKRDDKNGSAGIKISRRNLLAGAAAATVVLVQTAQGKAFQAALTQAESITDDPAKVPGVPPGTLGTRSAFEKPVKTPSDTSSRTPLQDLYGTITPSDLHYERHHGGVPAIDPSKYELVIHGMVDKPMVFTLADLKRFPSVSRTAFLECSGNYRGSNDGKLRPQEICGLVSQSEWTGVKLSTLFREVGVNPKASWFLAEGGDAAVMTRSVPVRKGFDDAIIAYAQNGEAVRPEQGYPARLFLPGWEGNASVKWLRRIELSDAPFMTREETSKYTETVGGGKIRQFSFTMDARSVITYPSYPAKVEAGWIEIRGIAWSGRGKIVRVEVSTDAGKSWKTAALQEPVLDKAITAFRHLWQWDGRPTEIMSRAVDETGYVQPFLKQLLAARGGNMGYHFNPVTAWYVQKDGQVLFKAT, from the coding sequence ATGGATAAAAGAGACGATAAGAACGGTTCCGCAGGAATCAAGATCAGCCGCAGAAATCTCCTTGCCGGGGCGGCTGCGGCCACTGTTGTGCTGGTGCAAACTGCACAGGGGAAGGCGTTTCAGGCAGCGCTTACCCAAGCCGAAAGCATTACCGACGACCCTGCCAAAGTCCCCGGTGTGCCTCCCGGAACATTAGGGACGAGGTCGGCATTTGAAAAGCCGGTCAAGACGCCATCGGACACTTCTTCGCGCACACCTTTACAAGATTTATACGGCACTATAACACCGTCTGACCTGCATTATGAACGGCATCACGGCGGCGTTCCTGCCATTGATCCGTCCAAATACGAACTCGTCATTCACGGCATGGTCGATAAGCCAATGGTTTTCACCCTGGCTGATCTCAAACGTTTCCCGTCCGTGTCGCGGACTGCCTTCCTGGAATGTTCGGGCAATTATCGCGGCAGTAATGACGGCAAGCTCAGGCCGCAGGAGATTTGCGGGCTGGTAAGCCAGAGCGAATGGACGGGCGTGAAGCTCTCGACCTTGTTTCGGGAAGTAGGTGTGAACCCTAAAGCAAGCTGGTTTCTGGCCGAAGGAGGCGATGCCGCAGTGATGACACGCAGCGTTCCCGTCAGGAAAGGATTCGATGACGCCATCATTGCATATGCGCAGAACGGCGAGGCTGTGCGGCCCGAGCAAGGTTATCCGGCAAGGCTTTTCCTTCCGGGATGGGAAGGGAATGCAAGCGTTAAGTGGCTGCGCCGCATAGAGCTTTCGGACGCGCCATTTATGACCCGTGAAGAAACTTCCAAATACACAGAAACGGTTGGCGGCGGAAAAATAAGGCAATTCAGCTTCACCATGGATGCCCGGTCTGTGATCACTTACCCGAGCTATCCGGCAAAAGTAGAGGCAGGCTGGATCGAAATACGCGGCATTGCCTGGAGCGGTCGCGGCAAAATCGTGCGGGTGGAAGTAAGTACGGATGCAGGAAAAAGCTGGAAAACGGCTGCATTACAGGAACCCGTTCTCGACAAAGCTATAACGGCATTCAGGCATCTCTGGCAATGGGACGGCAGACCCACCGAGATCATGAGCCGCGCCGTAGACGAAACGGGCTACGTCCAGCCCTTTCTAAAACAATTATTAGCAGCAAGAGGCGGCAACATGGGTTACCATTTCAATCCCGTAACGGCCTGGTATGTGCAAAAGGACGGGCAGGTCTTGTTTAAAGCGACTTGA
- a CDS encoding c-type cytochrome codes for MRENTIRYGIWSILAMLLLVAAVKRENHFDNTKKNAGDTLDWPKSFGFGRKASAIQIAAWDIDISPDGKGLPAGEGNVLQGREIYALKCAACHGATGTEGPNDRLVAAPDSTGKSTGAASDARRTDVRRIKAIGTYWPYATTVFDYIRRAMPFNQPGSLTDQEVYSLTAFLLNANGLWDEKVTLNAKNLPKVKMPARNNFVPDDRTDGPEIR; via the coding sequence ATGCGGGAAAATACGATTAGATATGGCATATGGTCGATCCTGGCCATGCTATTGCTGGTAGCCGCTGTGAAGCGCGAAAATCATTTTGATAACACTAAAAAAAATGCCGGCGACACCCTCGACTGGCCTAAAAGCTTCGGCTTCGGCAGAAAAGCTTCTGCAATACAAATTGCAGCATGGGACATTGACATCTCGCCCGACGGAAAGGGATTGCCTGCGGGCGAGGGCAATGTGTTACAGGGCAGGGAAATCTATGCGTTAAAATGTGCAGCCTGCCACGGAGCAACCGGAACCGAAGGTCCTAATGACCGCCTAGTAGCAGCGCCGGATTCTACCGGCAAAAGCACAGGCGCCGCAAGTGATGCCAGGCGGACAGACGTAAGGCGGATCAAAGCGATTGGCACTTACTGGCCATACGCCACAACCGTTTTTGATTACATCCGCCGCGCTATGCCCTTCAACCAACCCGGTTCCCTGACGGATCAGGAAGTGTACAGCCTGACTGCTTTTTTGCTTAATGCCAATGGGTTATGGGATGAAAAAGTGACATTGAATGCTAAGAACCTGCCAAAAGTCAAAATGCCGGCAAGAAATAACTTCGTCCCCGACGACCGCACGGACGGGCCGGAAATCAGATAA
- a CDS encoding SRPBCC family protein, which yields MADILHRVGIRSQSLQDIYDALTTEAGLAGWWTSNTQGQGNQVGNIIAFRFGAGGFDMKVTALEEPAHVSWEVVDGPAEWVGTSISFDIRQENDYAILLFKHANWREPVEFMHHCSTKWAVFLLSLKSLIEEGEGKPDPRDIKIDNWN from the coding sequence ATGGCAGATATCTTGCACAGGGTCGGGATCAGATCGCAGTCATTACAGGACATTTATGATGCATTGACAACAGAGGCTGGCCTGGCGGGCTGGTGGACCAGCAATACGCAGGGACAGGGCAACCAGGTGGGTAACATTATTGCATTCCGATTCGGAGCAGGAGGCTTTGATATGAAAGTGACGGCGCTGGAAGAGCCTGCGCATGTTTCATGGGAAGTCGTGGACGGCCCTGCCGAATGGGTAGGCACAAGCATCAGCTTCGACATAAGGCAAGAAAATGATTATGCTATCCTGCTTTTCAAACATGCCAACTGGCGTGAACCGGTTGAATTCATGCATCATTGCAGTACAAAATGGGCTGTTTTTCTGTTGAGTTTAAAATCCCTGATCGAAGAAGGTGAAGGCAAGCCGGATCCGAGGGACATCAAAATCGACAACTGGAATTAA
- the nhaA gene encoding Na+/H+ antiporter NhaA has translation MAQLINIHSFKEFFRSSSIGGFILIICVIISLVIANSGAGPGFEAFLAKGIGADLGGIHLRYPILLWINDGLMAIFFLLVGLEIKREMVEGELSSFKKASLPILAAMGGVLAPALIYYAFNAGTETAGGWGIPMATDIAFAIAIISMLGKRAPSSLKVFLSALAIVDDLMAILVIAIFYSSDIHYTYLLYAFGIFLFLLLLNKLKVKNLAAYLIPGLFIWYFIHHSGVHATIAGVLTAFAIPTTPDATESPLEKLEHFLVNPVNFVVMPIFALANTNIQFEAGMLEGLTTVLGIGIIAGLVIGKPVGITIFSWIAVKLGIARMPNNASWLHIIGVGMLGGIGFTMSIFIALLSFAGKDLILSEAKFSILTASIISGIFGYIWLSRLDKKTKKNGLSPAEDQ, from the coding sequence ATGGCACAATTGATAAACATCCATTCGTTTAAGGAATTTTTCCGGTCGAGCTCAATCGGCGGTTTCATACTGATCATTTGCGTGATCATTTCACTGGTTATAGCCAACTCCGGCGCGGGACCGGGATTTGAAGCATTTCTGGCCAAGGGGATCGGAGCTGATCTGGGCGGCATTCACTTACGTTACCCTATTCTGCTATGGATCAATGACGGGTTAATGGCCATTTTCTTCCTGTTGGTAGGCCTGGAAATCAAGCGCGAGATGGTTGAAGGTGAACTTTCATCATTTAAAAAAGCCTCTCTTCCGATCCTCGCAGCCATGGGCGGCGTGTTGGCGCCCGCACTGATTTATTATGCATTCAATGCCGGCACGGAAACGGCTGGCGGCTGGGGCATACCCATGGCTACGGACATTGCCTTTGCTATTGCGATCATTTCCATGCTCGGAAAGCGTGCGCCATCGTCCCTCAAAGTCTTCCTCTCGGCGCTGGCCATTGTCGACGACCTGATGGCGATCCTGGTTATAGCCATTTTTTATTCTTCGGATATACATTACACTTACCTTTTATACGCATTCGGGATCTTCCTTTTCCTTTTGTTGCTAAATAAGTTGAAGGTAAAAAACCTCGCGGCATATCTGATCCCGGGGCTTTTTATCTGGTATTTTATTCACCACTCTGGCGTGCACGCCACTATTGCGGGTGTTTTGACCGCATTTGCAATTCCCACAACCCCGGACGCAACCGAGTCTCCGCTGGAAAAACTCGAACATTTTCTCGTCAACCCGGTCAACTTTGTGGTTATGCCCATTTTTGCCCTGGCCAATACCAATATTCAGTTTGAAGCGGGTATGCTGGAAGGATTGACCACCGTACTTGGCATCGGGATCATTGCCGGGCTTGTCATAGGAAAGCCCGTTGGGATTACCATTTTCTCCTGGATTGCAGTGAAGCTCGGGATTGCCAGAATGCCCAATAACGCTTCCTGGCTTCATATTATAGGCGTTGGGATGCTCGGTGGAATTGGCTTTACCATGTCCATTTTTATTGCGCTGCTTTCCTTTGCCGGCAAGGACCTGATCCTTTCAGAAGCCAAATTTTCCATTTTAACCGCCTCCATCATTTCCGGAATATTCGGTTACATCTGGCTGAGCAGACTTGACAAAAAAACTAAAAAAAACGGCTTATCGCCCGCTGAGGATCAATAG